One Carassius auratus strain Wakin chromosome 3, ASM336829v1, whole genome shotgun sequence genomic region harbors:
- the LOC113049264 gene encoding equilibrative nucleoside transporter 4-like, whose translation MDSKGVERHKQATPGQSPEGNVVMSFSFESYQLEEEDSQVKDISDKGVLALSEPAFEEPIPDDRYHGIYFAMLLAGVGFLLPYNSFITDVDYLHHKFEGTSIVFDMGLTYILVALVAVILNNVLMEMLSLHTRITVGYLFALGPLLFVTVFDVWLERFTTRQSYVINLMSMGTVAFGCTVQQSSFYGYMGMLPKRYTQGVMTGESTAGVIISLSRIFTKLLIKNERKNTIIFFTISICMVLLCFILHIVVRRTRFVQYYTGLARQGLSHAKNHSHNGTQYQVHHDVITEDVRFGNGAVGSSPTEDGCTDFAGGNTYVRFDVPKPKIKQSWPGIRVMILHRYVVARVIWTYMLSIAVTYFITLCLFPGLESEIRNVTLGEWLPILIMAIFNISDFVGKILAAVPYEWNGTRLLFCSCVRVVFIPLFIMCVYPAQKPTFSHPAWPCIFSLLMGITNGYFGSVPMIHAAGKVAPEQRELAGNIMTVSYMSGLMLGSVVAYAAYSFTASGSSLHSETGYNFTQGY comes from the exons ATGGACTCAAAAGGAGTAGAGAGACATAAACAGGCCACCCCTGGCCAGAGTCCCGAGGGCAATGTGGTGATGAGCTTTAGTTTCGAGAGCTATCAGCTGGAGGAAGAGGACTCTCAGGTGAAAGACATCTCAGATAAAGGAGTGCTGGCCCTTTCAGAACCTG CATTTGAAGAACCTATTCCAGACGACCGTTACCATGGGATCTATTTTGCCATGCTCCTGGCTGGAGTGGGCTTCCTGCTGCCTTACAATAGCTTCATTACAGATGTTGACTACCTGCATCATAAATTTGAAG gaACATCCATTGTGTTTGACATGGGTTTAACATATATACTTGTGGCCCTAGTGGCTGTGATCTTAAACAACGTCCTGATGGAGATGCTGAGCCTGCACACCAGGATCACTGTGG GTTACCTCTTTGCACTTGGACCTCTGCTTTTTGTCACAGTTTTTGATGTGTGGCTGGAGAGGTTCACCACGAGGCAGTCGTACGTCATCAATCTGATGTCTATGGGTACTGTGGCCTTTGGATGTACAG TGCAGCAGTCCAGTTTCTATGGATACATGGGGATGCTTCCCAAGCGCTACACACAGGGAGTGATGACCGGAGAGA GCACAGCAGGAGTGATCATTTCACTCAGCCGTATCTTCACCAAACTGCTGATCAAAAATGAGAGGAAGAACACCATCATCTTCTTCACCATTTCCATCTGTATGGTGCTACTGTGTTTTATCCTGCACATAGTTGTGCGAAGGACACGCTTTGTCCAGTACTACACGGGTCTGGCGCGACAGGGCCTGTCCCATGCCAAAAACCACTCACACAACGGAACCCAGTACCAGGTCCACCATGACGTCATTACAGAAGATGTCAGATTT GGTAATGGCGCAGTGGGCTCTTCCCCAACTGAAGACGGCTGTACAGATTTTGCTGGAGGAAACACTTACGTAAGGTTTGATGTGCCCAAACCAAAGATTAAACAGAGCTGGCCAGGAATCAGAG TCATGATCCTGCATCGTTATGTGGTTGCCCGTGTGATCTGGACATACATGCTGTCTATTGCTGTCACTTACTTCATCACGCTGTGTCTTTTTCCTGGACTGGAGTCGGAGATCAGGAATGTCACACTGGGGGAATGGCTGCCCATCCTGATCATGGCCATCTTCAACATATCCGACTTTGTGGGCAAA ATCTTGGCAGCCGTGCCGTATGAATGGAACGGGACTCGTCTTCTCTTCTGCTCGTGTGTGCGAGTCGTTTTCATCCCTCTGTTCATCATGTGTGTGTATCCGGCTCAGAAGCCCACCTTCAGCCACCCGGCATGGCCTTGCATCTTCTCTCTCCTCATGGGCATCACTAATGGCTATTTTGGCAGTGTTCCCATGATTCATGCCGCAGGCAAGGTGGCACCTGAGCAGAGGGAACTAGCAG GGAACATAATGACTGTGTCCTACATGTCTGGACTGATGTTGGGCTCTGTGGTCGCCTATGCTGCCTACAGTTTTACTGCTTCAGGCTCCAGCCTCCACTCAGAGACTGGCTATAACTTTACCCAGGGGTACTAG
- the LOC113049273 gene encoding ATP synthase subunit f, mitochondrial-like, giving the protein MADKPVALAQKRLMDVKLGELPSWFGTRDFTPNGLIGSVRGGYERYYNKYINVRKGGIGGVAMFLAGYIALSYLWEYDHIKHDRWRKYH; this is encoded by the exons ATGGCGGATAAACCAG TGGCCCTGGCCCAGAAGAGGCTTATGGACGTCAAGCTCGGAGAACTGCCATCATGGTTTGGAACAAGAGACTTCACCCCAAACGGACTTATTGGTAGTGTTCGAGGAG GATATGAGAGATATTACAACAAATACATCAATGTGAGGAAAGGTGGCATTGGTGGAGTTGCCATGTTCCTTGCTGGTTACATTGCTCTGAGCTACCTCTGGGAATACGATCACATCA AGCACGACAGGTGGAGGAAGTACCACTGA
- the LOC113049303 gene encoding LOW QUALITY PROTEIN: cleavage and polyadenylation specificity factor subunit 4-like (The sequence of the model RefSeq protein was modified relative to this genomic sequence to represent the inferred CDS: deleted 1 base in 1 codon), with protein sequence MQELIASVDHIKFDLEIAVEQQLGAQPLPFPGMDKSGAAVCEFFMRAACIKGGMCPFRHISGEKSVVCKHWLRGLCKKGDQCEFLHEYDMTKMPECYFYSKFGECSNKECPFLHIDPESKIKDCPWYDRGFCKHGPDCRHRHTRRVICVNYLVGFCPEGKSCKFMHPRFELPMGATEQPPLPQQAQSQQKQQNTQPTNRSSQSLIQLTNTYVNNNQRMPNSVGIVHSNNMGGTRGPRPLDQVTCYKCGEKGHYANKCTKGHLAFLSGQ encoded by the exons ATGCAGGAATTAATCGCGAGTGTCGATCATATCAAGTTTGATCTAGAAATTGCTGTAGAACAACAGTTAGGCGCTCAGCCACTGCCTTTTCCAGGAATGGACA aGTCTGGCGCAGCTGTGTGCGAGTTCTTCATGAGAGCTGCTTGTATTAAAG GTGGAATGTGTCCTTTCAGACACATCAGTGGAGAAAAGAGCGTGGTGTGCAAGCACTGGCTGAGGGGCTTATGCAAGAAAGGAGACCAATGTGAATTTTTACACGAGTATGACATGACAAAGATGCCTGAATGTTATTTCTACTCTAAATTTG GGGAGTGCAGTAATAAAGAGTGTCCATTTTTGCACATTGACCCAGAATCTAAGATTAAAGATTGCCCATGGTACGACAGGGGTTTTTGCAAGCACG GTCCGGATTGCAGGCACAGACACACAAGAAGAGTCATCTGTGTAAATTACCTTGTTGGCTTCTGTCCAGAGGGCAAGTCATGCAAATTTATGCA CCCAAGATTTGAACTCCCTATGGGTGCAACTGAACAGCCACCCTTACCACAACAGGCACAGTCTCAGCAAAAG CAGCAAAACACACAGCCCACAAACAGGTCATCACAGTCACTCATCCAGTTAACCAACACATATGTCAACAACAACCAGAGAATG CCAAATTCTGTTGGGATTGTGCACTCTAACAACATGGGTGGAACTCGTGGCCCTCGTCCACTTGATCAAGTTACGTGTTACAAG TGCGGTGAGAAGGGCCATTacgcaaataaatgcacaaaaggaCACCTGGCATTTTTGAGTGGACAGTAA